In Cytophagia bacterium CHB2, the genomic window CGATGACGAGCCGCGCTTGTGGCACACGCCGAACAATCGCTTCGAAGGAAGAGAGCAGAACAGAGATGCCTTTGCGCTCGTCAAGCTGGCCAACGAAACCGAGCAGGGGCGCGCCATTTTGAATGCCCCAGTTTTGCCGCATCTGTTCGCCGTTCGCATGTGAGAAATCTTGCAAGTCGACGCCGTTATAAACGACGCTGATGCGCTTCTCATCGAGCCAGGGCGCGTTACGCAGCAGCGCGTTTTTGGTGGCCTGTGAATTCGCGATGACGTGCGTGGCCAGCACGTTGTAGGCGAAGCGATAGCGCCAGCGATTTTTGAGAGGATAATCGATGCCGCGGCGCGGAATAATGGCCGGCACGCCTGCCAGGCGGGCAGCCAGGCCGCCCAGCCGCAGCTCTTTGTCCATGTTGGTGAGCACAACATCAATGTTCTCGCGCGCCATGAAATGCGCAAGTTGTGCAATAGTTATGGGATCAAAATCGCTGCGAAAAGAGACGGTCTTGAGCGGTATGCCGTGCGCGTTGGCGCGTTCCGCGAGTTCGGTTTGCGGGCGGCAACAGAGCCAAACGTGATGCCCGGACTGTTGTAAGGCGCGCAGCGTGCGCAGCATCCACACCTCGCCGCCGCCGAACATGCGAATGCTATTGATGAACAAGAGGCGCATGCCGCTTCTCGTGCAAAAGATGATGGATTCGGTGAACCACTTGCTCGGCGCCGTGATTTGCCTGCGCCCACGCGCGGCCTTTTTGTCCCAGACGCGCACGCGCTTCGTGATCGCGGCAAAGCCAGCGCAATTTTTCCTGGATGTTCTGCGCCGTGATTTCGACCAAACCGTGATCGGGATAATTGTCGTTGAAATGCGGCATCAAGCTCGAGCAGGTGCACACGCCAAGCGCCAGCGCTTCGATCGCGTTGACACCATAGCCCAGGTCGCCGAGATTGTCGATAAAAATATCACAACGGGCCTTGCGCTGAATGGCTTCCGCATGCGGCAAGCCTTCGATGAGTTCGATTTTAATTTTGAACTCTGCTGACAGGCTTTGCAATGCCGCGATAATCAGATCACTTCCCTTGGCCTGGCGATTGGTCGGCGCATGCCCGATGATGATGTGCTCCGAATGCGCTGGCGGCCGCATGTGAAAACGCTCGAATTCAAACGGAAAAAAAATATGTGTGAGCGCCGGATAAAGATCGAGATGATCGAATTCCAATGTCAAACGCAGATTCGCGCAATCGTCGATCGGCGGCACAATGCCGCGCGTGCGCAAATCGGATCCGGTGTAAAGACAAACGATTTGTTTGCCGCGCCGCTGCAACTCTTGCACGAGACGGCCGTCGCGATAAAACTCCAGGCCGCCCTCGAGTTGATAGAGGTCGAAATCCCAAAAATCGACCTCGCGCAGAGTCTTTTGAATTTTCGGTGTCCACCACCATTCGCGAAACTGCACCAGCCATTTTTCCGGATGCGAATGCGGCTGCCAGGTGGGCGGTTTTGCCCGGGTTGCGCGGCGCTGGTTGTTCACTTGCAATCGCGCCGGGCTTGAAAAAATCTTTTTAGCCCAGCGCACCCCAATGAAATCCAAAAATGGCAGCTCCAGGCAAACATCTTCCTCATAGCCGCGCGGATCACGCGCGAGTGTGATCAATCGGCTGTCAAAGCCCAGGCGGCGCTCGGCGCGCACAAAGGTGATGGGCACGCCCGAAGTGTTGAAAGGCGCAAGGTGCAGAATACGGTGGATGGCCGGCATGTTGTTTTTAAGACTATTTTACGGCAGGCGGAGCGGGGTAATAAAAACCATAGAATCGTTCTGCGACCGTCAAACATTGTTGCATGATAGCTACTGCTTTTTGGGCATCTTCCTCGGTAAAAAGCGACCACGGGTCACGATAGTTTTCCTCATCACCATAGTCCGTCATAAAATGTTCTTCAAAACCGAGTTGATCGAAGACGCTTAAAGCAGCGTTGAACTCATCACGCAAGGCAGAGGCGACGCGATTTGCTTGCACCAACTGACGAAGTTTGATGGCTGGATTATGCGTTCGCTCGACCGGCTCGAACAAAGCAATAATCGCCTTGCCGGCATTTTCAACCGAGAGCTGCGCATTGTCCACACACGAACGCCAACGTTACAGCTTTAGATCTTGTTCTGCCTCTTGTCGAAAGCCTTTTGCCAAACGCAGTCGATAGGCAGCGTCATTTTCAGAGCTCACGATAACCTTCCCAGGTAATTTCCCAAGGACCTTTAGGCGGGGTTTTCCATTCCCAGCTCAGCTCATGTTCAAGCTTTTTTCTTTCCAACCCGGCCTGCCGAATAATCGCCTGAATGTGCTGCAGTTTACGGCTCATGTAATCACCGGTGTCGTAAAGCACGACGCCATCCAGGCCCAAATCAAGATACAGCGAAGGAAAGCCGCGTTCGAATTCTTCCAGTGTGCGCGCGGTTATGGCAATCTTTTCTTCAAATTTTGCAGCAATAGCGCGGCGTACAAAAAGAAGGCGCTCCAAAGGCCGCTCCGGGAGATTTCTGGCCAAGAGAAAGATATCATAATCGCTATCCGGCCTCGCGTCACCGCGAGCGCGCGAGCCAAAGAGAATGAGGGCGACGAGATCATCGCCTAGATATTGGCGAAAGCAGGAGACCAGTTGCTGTTGAGAATAAAATAGCATCGCACTGTGCAAAAATTTTTTGCAAATCTAATGATCCGAGGTACAAAATGCCAAGAAAAAAACGGAGTTTAGAACCAATACCGTTCACTTAGTAGCCCTGCCCCCCTTGTGGGCACCGCAGGAAGATTGAAATTATTTGCGTTAGCATCGGCCCACAAGGGACCGGGACTACGAACGAAATGTTAAGTGAACGGTATTGAGTTTAGAACTCTAACCTCATGCGATCCCGGAAGGCGGCCTGTGCACCGGCGGCTTGGCGAAAATCAACCAGCCCCCAATTGATCTCTCCTCGCAGCGTTGAGGTGCCGAAATCAAAATAAACCAGGTCCTGCTCGGCGCACCATTGCGCTGCTTCATAGCATAGCAAATTAACCGGACGGTATTGTTGATACTCAGCAAGCTGGCTGATGTAAAACGCCAACGCTGTCTGGGCATTGCAGATGAACAATAATATGCCGGCAATCATTTTGTCTTGCACATAAGCCGCAAACAAACGCACACGCTCTGGCAAACGTTGCTTAAGGTCGAACAACTCCTTCAACGTATGCACGGGTGAAGTCTTGTGTTTATCCTGTAGATTCTTTTCGATGATGTGATAGAATTGCGGCAAATCATCACATTCCCGCACGGTGGTTACGCCCAGTTGCCGGGCGCGACGAATCTTACGATTAAATTCTGCTGAAAAAAATTCAGTGAAATTCTGGTTAAACGAGCGGAGATCGAGAAAATGGGTTAGCTCACGCTGATGATAACGAAAACCTGCACGATATAATAAAAACTCCAACTCTTGCGAAGCGTGTGAAAAATAAATGTGAGGTGGAAGGGTAAGCTCAATTGCCGAATACTGCTGACTGCGACTGTAAGCGAGGAGTTGGCCAATGAGGTGTTCGAGTTCGCGCATCGTTATTTCCAGCGTTGTAACCAGGCCGCCGAACGAAGCGCCGGGATGCGATCGCAACAGCTCGGTCGCCTCGACGCGGAGATTTGTCGCTGGAAAGACGGCTAACAGTTTTTCTTTCTTGAAAAACAATAATGATGCGTCTGTAAAGCGATCGGGCGGGTGATAAGCTAAAAAGGCACGTGTATGAAACAACGTGCCTTGGTTGGATTGCGCAACAAAGTCATCCCAGAGCTGCCGATACTTTTCTTCATAAGGAACAACGTCAATCAAGGCTTCGGCGGCGCGGGGCGGCTGAAACGCTGCACTCATGACTGTTTGCCCATGAGCGTGACGAGTATCGCTTTTTGAATGTGCAACCGGTTTTCCGCCTGCTCGAAAATGATCGAGGCCGGGCTTTCCATGACGTCATGCGTGACTTCCTCGCCGCGATGCGCGGGCAGGCAGTGCATGAACTTTGCGCCCGGTTTGGCCTTTGCCATGAGCCTGCCATCGATCAAATAGTTTTTGAAAACGTTCTTGCGTTCTTCTGCTTCCGCCTCTTGTCCCATGCTCGCCCACACGTCGGTGTAGAGAACATCTGCGCCCTGCGCAGCAACCGCGGGATCGCGCACGATCTCAATGCGGCCAACATTTGCCCGGCGCGCACGCGCCACAATCTCAGCATTGGGCTCATACCCCTCGGGGCAGGCAATGCGAAAGGTGAATGGAATCTTGGTCGCCATGTTGATCCAGGAATTGGCGACATTGTTGCCGTCGCCGATGTAGGCCACCACGAGATCGTCAAAGCTGCCGCGCTGCTCGAGTATCGTCAACATGTCGCCCACGATCTGGCAGGGATGCAGAAGATCCGTCAAACCGTTGATCACAGGCACGCTGGCGTATTTTGCCAGCTCGACAATGTGTTCATGGTCGAACAAACGCGCCATCATGCCGTCGACATAGCGCGAGAGCACGCGCGCAACATCGGCAATGGCTTCGCGCTTGCCCAGGCCGATTTCACTGGGCGAGAGATAAAGCGCATGGCCGCCAAGCTGAAACATGCCCACTTCAAACGAAATGCGCGTGCGCGTCGAGGGCTTCATGAAAATCATGCCAAGCGTTTTGCCTTGCAGATAGGGATGCGGTTCGCCGGCTTCTTGTTTGGCCTTCAACTCTTTTGCGAGATCCCAAAGCGCCCAAATTTCTTTCGGCGTGAAATCGGCAATGCTCAGAAAATCTTTTTTCATACGCCATTCCTCGAAGAAAGCTATAAAATATAGCGGCTCAAATCGACGTCTTCAGTAATTTCCTTCAGCGTGGTGCGCACCTGGTCTGCCGTAATTGTGATCTTATCGGTCTTTTTATCCGGCACCTCGAAGAGAATCTCTTCCAACAACGCGCTCAATACCGTATGCAAACGCCGCGCGCCGATATTCTCCGTTTTTTCGTTTACCCGAAACGCGGTTTCCGCAATTTCTTTGATGGCGCTCTTGTCGAATTCAAGCTCGACGCCTTCGGTTGCCAGCATGGCAATGTACTGTTTGATCAGCGCGTTTTTGGGTTCGGTGAGAATGCGCACAAAATCTTCGGCCGTCAGATTATTCAACTCGACGCGAATCGGAAAACGGCCTTGCAACTCGGGAATCAAATCCGAAGGCTTCGACACGTGAAACGCGCCGCTGGCAATGAATAGCACATGATCCGTTTTCACCATGCCGTACTTCGTGAACACATTGGTGCCTTCTACCACCGGCAACAAATCACGTTGCACGCCCTCGCGCGAAACATCGGGGCCGGCGGTGTTCTTGACACCCGCGATTTTGTCGATTTCATCAAGGAAAACGATGCCACTGTTTTCCACGCGTGAGATGGCTTCCTTCACCACTTGATCCATGTCGATCAGCTTGCCGGCTTCCTCCTGGGTGAGGTGAACACGCGCCTCGGCTACGGTCATTTTGCGGCGCTTCACTTTCTTGGGCAACATATTGCCCACCAAATCTTGCAGGTTGATGCCCAACTCTTCGACGCCGATGGGCGTAATGACTTGCATCATGGGCATGTTGTCGGCCGAGACATCCAGCTCAACCAGGCGTTCTTCGAGTTTTCCGCTCAAGAGCTGGTCGCGGAATTTTTCGCGCGTCCGCTGGCGGCGTTGTTCGGCCTCATTTTCCGTTTCGTCATCGCTGTCAGGGGCGGCATCATCATTTAGGTCGTTGATTTCGCGCGCCGGCGCCGCTTTTTTGCGCGTCCGGGTATTGGGAATCAACAAATCGAGCAGGCGC contains:
- a CDS encoding glycosyltransferase family 4 protein; its protein translation is MRLLFINSIRMFGGGEVWMLRTLRALQQSGHHVWLCCRPQTELAERANAHGIPLKTVSFRSDFDPITIAQLAHFMARENIDVVLTNMDKELRLGGLAARLAGVPAIIPRRGIDYPLKNRWRYRFAYNVLATHVIANSQATKNALLRNAPWLDEKRISVVYNGVDLQDFSHANGEQMRQNWGIQNGAPLLGFVGQLDERKGISVLLSSFEAIVRRVPQARLVIVGEGPLREMIESEIRRHGWEDRIRLSGFLNDVPAVMSAIDLLLLPSFWEGFGIVLIEAMAAAKPVVTTAVSSMPEIVDEGRTGFLVPPGDAAALAARVCELLQDQTRRRAFGLAARARAEKYFSLNTMMQKIETLFEQHAKRKTWRRNR
- a CDS encoding glycosyltransferase, producing the protein MPAIHRILHLAPFNTSGVPITFVRAERRLGFDSRLITLARDPRGYEEDVCLELPFLDFIGVRWAKKIFSSPARLQVNNQRRATRAKPPTWQPHSHPEKWLVQFREWWWTPKIQKTLREVDFWDFDLYQLEGGLEFYRDGRLVQELQRRGKQIVCLYTGSDLRTRGIVPPIDDCANLRLTLEFDHLDLYPALTHIFFPFEFERFHMRPPAHSEHIIIGHAPTNRQAKGSDLIIAALQSLSAEFKIKIELIEGLPHAEAIQRKARCDIFIDNLGDLGYGVNAIEALALGVCTCSSLMPHFNDNYPDHGLVEITAQNIQEKLRWLCRDHEARARLGQKGRAWAQANHGAEQVVHRIHHLLHEKRHAPLVHQ
- a CDS encoding nucleotidyltransferase domain-containing protein, producing MLFYSQQQLVSCFRQYLGDDLVALILFGSRARGDARPDSDYDIFLLARNLPERPLERLLFVRRAIAAKFEEKIAITARTLEEFERGFPSLYLDLGLDGVVLYDTGDYMSRKLQHIQAIIRQAGLERKKLEHELSWEWKTPPKGPWEITWEGYREL
- a CDS encoding GNAT family N-acetyltransferase, translated to MSAAFQPPRAAEALIDVVPYEEKYRQLWDDFVAQSNQGTLFHTRAFLAYHPPDRFTDASLLFFKKEKLLAVFPATNLRVEATELLRSHPGASFGGLVTTLEITMRELEHLIGQLLAYSRSQQYSAIELTLPPHIYFSHASQELEFLLYRAGFRYHQRELTHFLDLRSFNQNFTEFFSAEFNRKIRRARQLGVTTVRECDDLPQFYHIIEKNLQDKHKTSPVHTLKELFDLKQRLPERVRLFAAYVQDKMIAGILLFICNAQTALAFYISQLAEYQQYRPVNLLCYEAAQWCAEQDLVYFDFGTSTLRGEINWGLVDFRQAAGAQAAFRDRMRLEF
- the argF gene encoding ornithine carbamoyltransferase → MKKDFLSIADFTPKEIWALWDLAKELKAKQEAGEPHPYLQGKTLGMIFMKPSTRTRISFEVGMFQLGGHALYLSPSEIGLGKREAIADVARVLSRYVDGMMARLFDHEHIVELAKYASVPVINGLTDLLHPCQIVGDMLTILEQRGSFDDLVVAYIGDGNNVANSWINMATKIPFTFRIACPEGYEPNAEIVARARRANVGRIEIVRDPAVAAQGADVLYTDVWASMGQEAEAEERKNVFKNYLIDGRLMAKAKPGAKFMHCLPAHRGEEVTHDVMESPASIIFEQAENRLHIQKAILVTLMGKQS
- the hslU gene encoding ATP-dependent protease ATPase subunit HslU, producing MEKLTPRQIVLELDKYIIGQDKAKRSVAIALRNRWRRQHVPENLREEIMPNNIILIGPTGVGKTEIARRLSRLAKAPFIKVEASKFTEVGYVGRDVESMIRDLTDLSVAMVRSEKTAAVQEQAEKLANERLLDLLIPNTRTRKKAAPAREINDLNDDAAPDSDDETENEAEQRRQRTREKFRDQLLSGKLEERLVELDVSADNMPMMQVITPIGVEELGINLQDLVGNMLPKKVKRRKMTVAEARVHLTQEEAGKLIDMDQVVKEAISRVENSGIVFLDEIDKIAGVKNTAGPDVSREGVQRDLLPVVEGTNVFTKYGMVKTDHVLFIASGAFHVSKPSDLIPELQGRFPIRVELNNLTAEDFVRILTEPKNALIKQYIAMLATEGVELEFDKSAIKEIAETAFRVNEKTENIGARRLHTVLSALLEEILFEVPDKKTDKITITADQVRTTLKEITEDVDLSRYIL